GGTGATCACCAGCGTCTGGAGCAGGTTCACCAGCGGCACGGCCGCGGGAATCTGGTGGTCGATGAAGCCGATGATCTTGCCGGCGCTGAAGTACGGCTCGAGTCCGGCCAGAGCGGGGTCATTGTTCGGCGCGGCGTCCAGGAGCGGTGAGAAGGTGCTCTGCGCCTCGGAGTACGCGGCCACGACATCGGGCGACATCAGGTAGTCGACGAACTTCTGGGCTTCGGCGGCGTGAGGGGTGTTCCGGCCCACCATGATGCCCACGTCTACGCCGGACACCACGACGCGGCTGTCGGCGTCGTCGGTGACCGGGTACGGGAACGAACCGATGGCGGCGTCCGGGTTGTTCGCCCGGATGGCGGGGATCGCGTAGGACCCCTGTAGGTACATGGCCGATTCGCCGTCGGCGAAGGCCTTGTTGCCGGCGTTGTAGTCGCGGCTGGCGAAGTTGTCCTGGCAGTAGCTGAAAAGCTCCACCTCCTTGTCGGCGGCGTCAGCGAAGTCCTCCTGGAACGAGACCGTGGCCGTCGCCGGGTCTTCGTCGCGGAGGGTGTCGAAGAAGCCGTCGGGCATCAGCGTGCCGCCGAGGTTGACGAACGCGGGCGACGCGGTCCAGGAGTCCTTCAGGGTGCAGTAGAAGGGCGAGACCCCGTTGGCCTGGAAGGTGTCGGCGGCGGCGATCAGCTCGGACCAGGTTGTCGGCACTTCAACGCCGTTGGCGGCGAAGATGTCAGGGTTGTAGAGGATGCCGCTGGCATTGCTGGCGAACGGCAACGCGTTCACCTCGTCGGCGCCGTCGGCCGAGCAGGTGCCGAGCGACTGCACGATGTCCTGTACGGCCGGGTTCACGGTCTCGGCGGCCGGGTCGCCGCTGAGGTCGGCGAAGATGCAGGCCCGGGCGAGCTCACCGTAGTTGCCGTTGACGTTGAGAGTGAGCACATCGGGCACCTTGTCCTTCACGAGCAGGGTGCGGATGGCGGTGTCCGGGTCAGGCACCGAGTTCTGGATGACCCGGATGCCCGGGTTCTCTGCCTCGAAGTCCGTGATGATTGCCGCGAAGTCACCTACGGCCTCGGGCTTGAACTGGAAGAAGTTCAGCGTGACCTGGCCGTCGTCGCCGGCGGAGCATCCGCTCAACGCCGCCAGGGTCGCGGCGGCGGCCACCAGGGCGGTCGCCCGCCGCAGTCGTCGCCGCGGATGGGGGATGGTGCTGGGGGATTTCATGGCGCCTCCTTGCGCTTGATCCGCTAAAAAACTTTAGGCGGAGGTGATCTCGAAGACTGCGAGATGTTCGGGGAAGAGAACGGGGCCCTGCACGCCGATCGTGCGCAGGGCCCGTCCGGTGAGGGTGAGAGGGCGCTGGCTCCAGGGCAGGTCCGACTGGCCGTTGCCGGTGCCGGTGGACTCGAGGGCGAGAGGCCGCACCGTGTACCGATGGGCGTCGTCGAGGCCCGGGAAACGGAGGGAACCGACCGGGTAGAAGGTACTCGCGGCCACCTGGGTGAACACGAACAGGGCGCGGCTTCGGTCTGCCGCGACAACGCCGCGGAGGTCCACGGCCGGGTCGGGGTGGTCGGCGTGCACGCTGGTGCCGGTGTGGAGAAGGTCGCGATTGGCCTTGTACAGGGCGATCCAGCCGGCCAGCTCGGCGTACTCGGTCTCGGAGAGGGAGGCGATGTCCCACTCGATGCCGAGGTGGCCGAGCAGGGCCACGCCGGCCCGCAGCGAGAGCTCGTGGCGCCGGCCGGTGGAGTGCGAGACGGGGCCGCTGATGTGGGCGCCCAGCAGCTCGTTGGGAACCAGCAGGCCGGTGTACTTCTGGATGGTGAGGCGCTCGATCGGGTCGATGCAGTCGCTGGTCCAGATGCGGTCGGTGTGGTCGAGGATGCCCAGGTCGACGCGGGCACCGCCCGAGGCGCAGCTCTCGATCTCCAGGCCTGGGTGCCGGGCCTTGAGCTCGTCGAGCAGCGCGTAGAGCGCCAGGACGTTGTCGTGCACGGCCGCGGCGCCCGTGCGGGTGCTGCCGGCGTCGACGAGATCGCGGTTGTGGTCCCACTTGAGGTACCCGATCGGGTACTCCACGAGCAGGGCGTCGAGCCGGTCGAGTAGGTAGGCGTAGGCATCCGGGTGCGACAGGTCGAGAACCTGCTGCTGGCGGCCCTCCACGGGCAGGCGGCCGGCGGCCTGCAGCATCCAGTCGGGGTGCGCGCGGGCCAGGTCGGAGTCGGGGTTGACCATCTCGGGTTCGACCCAGAGGCCGAACTGCATGCCGAGGCCCGTGACGGTGTCGATCAGCGGGGCGAGGCCGTCAGGCCAGACGTCGGAGTCCACCCACCAGTCGCCGAGACCCGCGGTGTCGTCGCGGCGGCCGTGGAACCAGCCGTCGTCGAGCACGTACCGCTCCACGCCTACTCGCGCGGCGGCATCCGCCAGCGCCGTGAGCCGGCCGAGGTCGTGGTCGAAGTACACGGCCTCCCAGGTGTTGAGGGTGACCGGGCGCGGCGTGGTCGGGTGCGTCGCGCGGGCCCGCAGGCGGGTGTGGATGCGGGCGGAGAGTTCGGTGAGCCCGTCGCCCCACGAGGCGATCACGTCGGGTGTCGTGTAGCTGGCGCCCGGGGCGAGCCGGATCTCGCCCGCGGCGAGGAGTTCGCCGGCTTGCAGGAAGCTGGAGCCGGTGACGAGTTTCTCGGCGGCGAGGCGGTAGTTGCCACTCCAGGCGAGGTGCACGGCGTGCACGAGGCCGGTCTCGAAGCCGAAGCCGGGGGTGCCGGCGGCGAGCAGCAGGGTGGCGTCAGCTCCGGGGCGGCCCTTGCGGCTGTCGCGCTGGTGCCGGCCGATGGTGAAGCCGTGCCGCTGTGGGGTGCGCTCGCGCAGGTGCCGCCCGGTGGTGTCGAGGATCTCGGTCGCGGTCGCCGGTACCGGCACGGTCACCGTGAGGTCGACGAGGTCGTAGTCGTCATCGCCGGTGTTGGTGACCGTGAGGTTCTGGCTGAGCACGCCTGCGGCATCGACGACCAGGTCGGCGCGGAGGGTGAGCCGGGCGTCGGGGTCGCTCGCCAGCGCCGACAGCGTGGTCGACGTGTGGCTGACCTCGGTGGTGCGGAGGAGGGGGGAGAAGGAGCGTCCGGTGCGGCTGCCGGTCAGGCCGGGGGTGCCCTGCCAGCCGGCCGACTCCTGCGGAAGGAGGCTGAGGCGGGCGGGTTCGTCGAGGCCGCCGGACACCCGCTGCGGCAGGGAGGCGAGCACGATGGCGTCGAGGTCGGCGGTCTCGAGGTCGCCCAGGTCGGCGCCCCAGTGCACGATGACGGGCAGTGAGGGTGCGGCTACGTCGACGATGACGCTGGTGCCGCCGTTGCGGAGGTGGACGACGGTGTTGCTCTGGGACATGCATATATTTCTATATTGCAAGGAACTCAATGTCAAGCGTCAAGTTTGTGCGGTTCAGGAGGAGGTTTTGTGGCGTTCGGGAACTATTTAGTTGCGGGATGCAATAAAAAGGGCGGCCGTGGACCGGTATTCTGATCGTATTCACCCTCCTGAGAGCGCGAACAGTCTGCGGGCGCACGGAATGCGCTGCCTGATCGAAAGTTGCCGAGCCCATGTCATCCGTTGAGGCCGCTGAACGCCGCTACCGAGCACCGTCCAGCGAGCTGGCGCGGGAAGTGCTTGTGCACGGGCCGATCCTGCGAAGCGTTCTGGCAAAGCGGTTGGGCCTGTCCTTGGCCACCCTCACCCGGCTGGCCCGCCCCCTGCTCGACGACGGACTGTTCGTGGAAGTGACCGAGGAACTCGACGGCGCCATGGGCCGACCGGCCAAGCCGCTCGATGTGCGCGCCGAGGCGCGGCAGTTCCTCGGGGTCAAGCTCACCGGCGACACCGCCGTGGCGGTCACGACCGACCTCCGCGCCGCGGAGGGGCGCCGGGCCGAACGCCCGCTGCCGAGCCACGAGCTTGACGACGTCGTGGCGGTGATCGTGGAGCTGGCCGGAGAGCTCGCGAACGAGCAGGAGTTCACGGCCATCGGCATCAGCGTGGGCGGACAGGTCTCCGACAACCGGGTGATCGACCGGGCGCCATTCCTCGGCTGGCGCGGGGTGCCGCTGGCGGACGCCGTCGAGGCGCGGCTCGGCGTGCCGGTCATGGTGGAGAACGATGTGGTGGCCCTCGCCGCCGCGGAGCACTGGTTCGGCCTGGGCCGCGGCTTCTCCAACTTCGCGGTGCTCACCGTGGGCGCCGGCGTGGGCTACGGGCTGGTCATGCATGACCAGGTGGTCAGTACCTCGGAGGCCGGGCTCGGTCTGGGCGGGCATTTCCCACTCGACCCCACCGGTCCGCTCTGCTTCCTGGGCCACCGGGGCTGTTCAACGGCGATGCTCACCATTCCCAGCATCCGGGCGCAGGTGGAGGTGGCCCTTGGACATCCGGTGAGCTATGCCGAGGTGCTCGAGATGGCCGCGGCCGGCCAACCGGTGGCCCTCGCGGTGCTGCGCGCCGCGGGCACTGCCCTCGGGCGGCTCATCGCGGCCGTCGCCAACCTTGCGATGGTCGAGCACGTGGTGCTCGCGGGTGAGGGTCTGGGTTTCCTCGACATCGTGCGGGGCGAGATGGATGCCGCGATTCTCGCCGACCGCGACCCGGAGGCCGCCCGGGTGGACGTGCTGCTCGACCCCAGCGGCTTCATCTCCTGGGCCCAGGGCGCCGCGGCCATCGCCATCCAGCGCACTGTAGACACCCTCGCCGCCGGCGGCTGACCTGCCCACCGGTTCGCGAGAGGTGTTTCGCGGGCTCGGCGGTGTCAGCGCTTGCGGGGGCCCCGACCGGATGCGCTGCGGGACGCGCGCGACGGGGTGGTGCGGGCGCGGGCCCGACGGGCATCCGCCGCTCGCAGCCGCTCGGGGTCGCCGTTGCCGCCGCCCACCCAGTAGAGAACGAACTGGGCGGCCTCGGTGAGGGCCGCAGTGCATCGGTGGCTGACTCGCACAAGGAGGTTCATGCGGCCACCCTAGCGGTCCCACCCGCCCGCGAACCGTGAGAAAAGCACCTCAAAATGCGCTTTTTCGGCACTTCTGTCACCGTTCGCGGGCGGGGGAGGCTAGTAGAACTCGACGGTGTCGACGATGTTGAGCAGGGGTCGACCGTCGAGGAAACGGGTGGCATTCTCGGCGAACAGCTCGGCGATACGGCGTTCCTCGCCGGCGTCCAGGGCCGCCGTGTGCGGGCTGACGAGCACATTCGGCAGGTCCCAGAGCGGGCTGCTCGGGGGCAGGGGTTCGCTGGCGAACACATCGAGCGCGGCGAAGCCGACCTGCCCGTTCTGCAGGGCCACGGTGAGGGCGGCCTCATCGATGACGGTGCCGCGGCCCACGTTCACGACGGTCACGCCGGGCGTGGCGGCGGCGAAGACGGCCGCGCCCACGAGTCCGTCGGTGGCGGCGGTGCCCGGCAGCGAGACCACGATGGCGTCGGCCCGGCCGGCGTGCTCGGCGAGGTCGTCGATCGAGACATACTCATCGACGTGCTCCACGGTGCTGCTGCTGCCGGGGCGGCGGGTGCCGATCACGTGCATGCCGAGGGCCTTGCTGAGGCGGGCGATTTCCTGACCGATGCCGCCCAGCCCCACCAGGAGCACGGTCTGTTCGCGCACCTGGCCGAGCGGTCGGCGGGCCGGCCACTCGTGCTTCCGTTGCTGCAGCTGCAGCTGCGGCAGCCGTTTGGCGCCGGCGAGGATGCCGAACAGGGCGAACTCCGCCAGTGGGCCACCGTGCACACCGGCCGAGGTGGTGAAGGCCACCCGGGTGAGGTCATCGTCGGCGAGGTCGGCCGACTTCACCTGGGCGCCGCCGCCGGCGGCCATCAACTGCACCCAGCGCAGCTTCGGGTTGGCCGTTACCGTGCGACGGAGGGCAGCCGGGTCCACATCCGGGATGCCGTAGAGCACGTCGGCGGAGTCCACGAGGGTCTCGAACTCGGCCTGCTGGGCCGGGGTACGCGCAAACGCCGGGTCGCCGCGGTAGTCGGCCGGATGCCGCATGGGCGGCAACAGGCTCTGGTCCCGAATGAGGTCGATGCGTGGTTCCGCCCGCTCGATCAGTCGGCAGAGCTCCTCCGAGAGCGGGGAGGCTACGACGACACGGAGGGCCGGGGAGACCGGGGGAGAGGTGGTGGGGGTGGTCATACTGAGGCCCTTTCTGCGGGGGTGGTGTCGTGGATACGAGTCTGGTCGGTGGCGGCGAGGAATGCGTCGAGGCCGGCGCGGTCGGGCAGTCCCTCCTGGTCGCCGTGGCTGGTCGTGGCGATGGCGCCCACCGCCGCTGCGCGGCTGAGCCACTCCGGTGCGGGCCGGCCGTCCAGGGCGGCGCTGATGAACCCGGCCGCGAAGCCGTCGCCGGCTCCGACGGTGTCCACCGGGCGCACCGGGAACGGCGGGCAGAGAACGTGCTGACCGTCGTGGGTGAACAGTTCGGCGCCGGCCGCGCCGGTTTTCACCGCCACGGTCCGTACACCGCGATCGAGGTACCAGCGGGCAACGCCGGCCGGGGTGGTCGCTCCGGTGAGGATCCGGCCCTCGGGCAGGCCCGGCAGGACCCAGTCGGCCTGCAGCGCCAGATCGTTGACGGTGCGCACCATGGTGGCGGTATCTGGCCAGAGCGCCGGGCGCAGGTTGGGGTCCACGCTCACGGTGGCGCCGGATTGCCG
This is a stretch of genomic DNA from Cryobacterium soli. It encodes these proteins:
- a CDS encoding ABC transporter substrate-binding protein translates to MKSPSTIPHPRRRLRRATALVAAAATLAALSGCSAGDDGQVTLNFFQFKPEAVGDFAAIITDFEAENPGIRVIQNSVPDPDTAIRTLLVKDKVPDVLTLNVNGNYGELARACIFADLSGDPAAETVNPAVQDIVQSLGTCSADGADEVNALPFASNASGILYNPDIFAANGVEVPTTWSELIAAADTFQANGVSPFYCTLKDSWTASPAFVNLGGTLMPDGFFDTLRDEDPATATVSFQEDFADAADKEVELFSYCQDNFASRDYNAGNKAFADGESAMYLQGSYAIPAIRANNPDAAIGSFPYPVTDDADSRVVVSGVDVGIMVGRNTPHAAEAQKFVDYLMSPDVVAAYSEAQSTFSPLLDAAPNNDPALAGLEPYFSAGKIIGFIDHQIPAAVPLVNLLQTLVITGDTETFLTDLDSEWDKVAARTTTQRQGK
- a CDS encoding alpha-galactosidase; the protein is MSQSNTVVHLRNGGTSVIVDVAAPSLPVIVHWGADLGDLETADLDAIVLASLPQRVSGGLDEPARLSLLPQESAGWQGTPGLTGSRTGRSFSPLLRTTEVSHTSTTLSALASDPDARLTLRADLVVDAAGVLSQNLTVTNTGDDDYDLVDLTVTVPVPATATEILDTTGRHLRERTPQRHGFTIGRHQRDSRKGRPGADATLLLAAGTPGFGFETGLVHAVHLAWSGNYRLAAEKLVTGSSFLQAGELLAAGEIRLAPGASYTTPDVIASWGDGLTELSARIHTRLRARATHPTTPRPVTLNTWEAVYFDHDLGRLTALADAAARVGVERYVLDDGWFHGRRDDTAGLGDWWVDSDVWPDGLAPLIDTVTGLGMQFGLWVEPEMVNPDSDLARAHPDWMLQAAGRLPVEGRQQQVLDLSHPDAYAYLLDRLDALLVEYPIGYLKWDHNRDLVDAGSTRTGAAAVHDNVLALYALLDELKARHPGLEIESCASGGARVDLGILDHTDRIWTSDCIDPIERLTIQKYTGLLVPNELLGAHISGPVSHSTGRRHELSLRAGVALLGHLGIEWDIASLSETEYAELAGWIALYKANRDLLHTGTSVHADHPDPAVDLRGVVAADRSRALFVFTQVAASTFYPVGSLRFPGLDDAHRYTVRPLALESTGTGNGQSDLPWSQRPLTLTGRALRTIGVQGPVLFPEHLAVFEITSA
- a CDS encoding ROK family protein, with the protein product MSSVEAAERRYRAPSSELAREVLVHGPILRSVLAKRLGLSLATLTRLARPLLDDGLFVEVTEELDGAMGRPAKPLDVRAEARQFLGVKLTGDTAVAVTTDLRAAEGRRAERPLPSHELDDVVAVIVELAGELANEQEFTAIGISVGGQVSDNRVIDRAPFLGWRGVPLADAVEARLGVPVMVENDVVALAAAEHWFGLGRGFSNFAVLTVGAGVGYGLVMHDQVVSTSEAGLGLGGHFPLDPTGPLCFLGHRGCSTAMLTIPSIRAQVEVALGHPVSYAEVLEMAAAGQPVALAVLRAAGTALGRLIAAVANLAMVEHVVLAGEGLGFLDIVRGEMDAAILADRDPEAARVDVLLDPSGFISWAQGAAAIAIQRTVDTLAAGG
- a CDS encoding D-2-hydroxyacid dehydrogenase; translated protein: MTTPTTSPPVSPALRVVVASPLSEELCRLIERAEPRIDLIRDQSLLPPMRHPADYRGDPAFARTPAQQAEFETLVDSADVLYGIPDVDPAALRRTVTANPKLRWVQLMAAGGGAQVKSADLADDDLTRVAFTTSAGVHGGPLAEFALFGILAGAKRLPQLQLQQRKHEWPARRPLGQVREQTVLLVGLGGIGQEIARLSKALGMHVIGTRRPGSSSTVEHVDEYVSIDDLAEHAGRADAIVVSLPGTAATDGLVGAAVFAAATPGVTVVNVGRGTVIDEAALTVALQNGQVGFAALDVFASEPLPPSSPLWDLPNVLVSPHTAALDAGEERRIAELFAENATRFLDGRPLLNIVDTVEFY
- a CDS encoding sugar kinase, which gives rise to MNTATLRLPAPAPELDVVTLGEIMAMFVADAPGALASAEHFTRRLAGAEFNVAVGLTRLGHRVGFLTRLGADPFGEFAQARLRQLGIDDGQVSVDATAPTGFQLKNRTGDGDDPTVVYFRAHSAARGMGPTTATDAYLRRARHLHLTGIPLALGEGPRALAAQAVAAARQSGATVSVDPNLRPALWPDTATMVRTVNDLALQADWVLPGLPEGRILTGATTPAGVARWYLDRGVRTVAVKTGAAGAELFTHDGQHVLCPPFPVRPVDTVGAGDGFAAGFISAALDGRPAPEWLSRAAAVGAIATTSHGDQEGLPDRAGLDAFLAATDQTRIHDTTPAERASV